AACAGCTTAGCTGAATAAGGGAGAGCCGGCTCAAGGCGGACTTCAAGGTCACCCAGGTGGTCATTCCATCAGCGGTTTTGCACATTACAACAAGATGAAAAAGCAACTGGCCGCTTGCTCCAATTGGCACGGCCAGCCGGTTTTCCTTATTTGGCAAGCGATTCGGTGCCCCTGCCTAACACCATCGTTAACAGCGATTCGGTTATTCTTCGCCTACCCGCAGTACCGCCAGGAAGGCTTCCTGCGGGATGTCCACTTTTCCGATGCGCTTCATCCGCCGCTTGCCGGCTTTTTGTTTTTCCAGCAATTTTCGTTTCCGCGTGATGTCCCCGCCATAACACTTGGCCAGCACGTTCTTCCGGATCGCCCCCACCGTTTCCCGCGCGATCACCTTGGCGCCGATCGCCGCCTGGATCGCCACCTCGAACATCTGTCGCGGAATCAACTCCCGCATTTTCGATACCAACGCTCGTCCTCGCTCGTACGCAAAGTCCTTGTGCACGATGATGGACAGCGCATCTACCGACTCGCCCGCCACCAGGATGTCCAGCTTCACCATGTTCGATTCCCAGTAGCCGGCGAAGTGGTAATCCAGCGACGCGTATCCTCGCGACACGCTCTTCAGCTTGTCATAAAAATCCAGCACGATTTCGTTCAGCGGCAGCTCGTAGCTCAGCATCACCCGCCCGCCGCTTAGGTACTCGAAGTTCTTCTGCTTGCCGCGCTTTTCCTCCACCAGCTTGAAGATCGCGCCCACATATTCCTCGCGCGTGATGATGGTCGCCAGGATGATCGGCTCTTCGATCTTTTGGATCTCTCCCTGGGACGGCCATTTCGACGGGTTATCTACTTCCATCACTTCGCCGTCCGTCTTGGTCACCCGGAATCGCACTCCCGGCGCGGTCGTGATCAGGTCCAGGTTGAATTCCCGCTCCAGCCGCTGTTGGATGATGTCCATGTGCAGCAGGCCCAGAAACCCGCATCGGAAGCCGAATCCCAGCGCCACTGAGCTTTCCGGTTCAAAGAAAAACGACGCGTCGTTCAGTCGCAGCTTCTCCAGCGCTTCGCGCAGCATCGTGTGCTCGTGCGCGTCCACCGTGTACATCCCGGCGAACACCATCGGCTTCAGCTCTTCGAAACCGGGCAGGGGTTCGATCGCCGGCCGGTCATCGTCGGTGATGGTGTCGCCGATCTTCGTGTCGGCCACGTTCTTCAGGTTGGCAAAGATGAAGCCCACTTCGCCCGCCACCAGTTCTTCCACCTCGACCGGCTTGGGCGATTGCACGCCCACTACTTCCACCTCGAATGCCTTGGCGTTCGACCACAAGCGGATCTTCTGCTTCTTGCGCAGCGTGCCCTGGAAAACACGCGTCAACACGCCCACGCCGCGGTAGGAATCGAACCACGAATCGAAAATCAGCGCCTGCAGCGGCGCTTCCGGCGAGCCTTTCGGCGGCGGAATTTTCTTTACGATCTGTTCCAGTACCTCCGGCACGCCTTCCCCGGTTTTCGCCGAGATCAGCAGCGCGTCGGTTGCGTCCAGGCCTACCGCCCCTTCGATCATTTCCTTCGTCCGCTCGACGTCTGCGCTCTGCAAATCAATCTTGTTGATGACCGGGATGATTTCCAGCCCGTGATTGATCGCCAGGTAGGAATTTGCCAGCGTCTGTGCCTCCACTCCTTGCGTGGCGTCCACCACCAGCAGCGCGCCCTCGCACGAGGCCAGCGCGCGTGATACTTCGTAGGAAAAGTCCACGTGTCCCGGCGTGTCGATCAAATTGAGCTGGTAAGTTTCGCCGCTGCGCGCAGTGTAGTTCATGCGCACGCAATGCGCCTTGATCGTGATGCCGCGCTCGCGTTCCAGGTCCATCGCGTCCAGCACCTGCTCCTGGCCCTGCATTTCGCGCGCCGACAACGCTCCCGTCAGCTCCAGCAGCCGGTCGGAAAGCGTGCTCTTCCCATGATCGATGTGGGCGATGATCGCGAAATTGCGGATGTGCTGGCGGTCCATAGGATGGATGATGCGGCTTCTGCTGCTTAATCCTTGATTCTAGCATCCGCACTCGAGCTTCACGTTTCGATGTTCGCGCCTCTCGACACTAAACTCCTGTCATCCTGAGCGAGGGCGCACGCCCGAGTCGACCGATCCCTGCGCCGCTCCTGTCACCGTGCTGTCGCCAGCCATCTCATAACCGCTGTCAACCTGAGCGCAGCGAAGGATCTGGGTTTTTTCCCCCGGCTCAAAACACTGAACTCCTGCCATCCCGGTGTTACTCTAATGTGCTTTTCGGGGTGAACGATGAACCGCCTGCTCCTCTTCCTCCTCTTCGCCGTATCCGTCGCCGCACAAACTCTTTCTCCCGCCGTGAAAGCTTTCGTCATTGTTGACGCACCCACCATCGTCCTCATCAATGTTCGTATCATTGACGGCACCGGCTCCCCTGCCCGCGAGAACCAGACCATCGTGATTCGCGATGGCCGGATCGCCGACCTGCATCCTTTCGCAATGGAACAGGCCGTCGGTCAAGTCAAGGTCATTGACCTCATCGGCTATACCGTTATCCCCGGCCTTGTCGGGATGCACGACCATCTCTTCTATCCCGGCGCGCTCAATCCCATCCACTACAGCGAAGACGATTTCTCTGCTCCCCGCATGTATCTCGCCGGCGGCGTTACCACCATCCGTACCACTGGCTCCATTGACGGCTACACCGACCTCAGCCTCAAGCGCGACATCGATGCCGGCCGTGCTCCCGGTCCCAGCATTTTTCCCACTGCTCCTTATCTCGAAGGCGCCGGCGCTTACACCGGGCAGATGCATGAACTCAAGGACGCCGACGATGCCCGCCGCACCGTTGCCTACTGGGCCGACGAGGGCGCGAACAATTTCAAGGCGTATATGCATATCACTCGTGCCGAGCTGGGCGCCGTGATTGACGAGGCCCACAAGCGCGGCCTGAAAGTGACCGGCCACCTCTGCTCCATCGGTTTGCGCGAGGCCGCCGCACTCGGCATCGACGACCTGGAGCACGGCTTGGCGGTTGACGGTGAGCTCGCGCCCAACAAGCAGCCCGACAAGTGTCCTGAGCAGACCGCCATCCGCGACGCCCTGCTCAAGCTCGACATCAACGGACCCGAAGTCCAGGCCATCATCAAGGATCTTGTCCTTCACCACGTCGCGGTTACTTCCACGCTGCCCGTGTTCGAAACGTTTGTTCCCAACCGCCCCGCCATGTCGCTGCCGCCGGCCTCGCCCACCGCGACACCGCTTCCCTCGCCGTACATGCGCCGCGTGCTTGACAGCATGCTGCCCGAGGCCCGCACCGACTACCTCACTACGCGCGCGCGTATCGCCGGCAGCAAGGACTCGCCCTGGCCTGTGCTGTTGAAGAAGGAGATGGATTTTGAGTACGCCTTCGCCAAGGCGGGTGGCCTGCTCCTTGCCGGGCTTGATCCCACCGGCTACGGCGGTGTCGTGCCCGGCTTCGGCGACCAGCGCGAAGTCGAACTGCTGGTCGAAGCGGGCTTCACTCCGGTTGAGGCCATTAAAATCGCAACCCTGAACGGCGCACAATGGCTCGGCGTTGCCGATAAGATCGGCAGCATCGCCGTTGGAAAAAATGCTGACCTCGTCGTGATCAAGGGTGACCTGTCCAGGAACATCACTGATATCGAAAATGTAGAAACGGTATTCAAGAACGGTGTCGGCTACGACTCTGCCAAGTTGCTCGAATCCACACGCGGCAAGGTCGGCCTCCACTGAACCATTTACCTCTGGCACCTGACCCTGAGCGTAGCCGAAGGGGAAGGATCTGTTTCTTGCTTTTTCCTTCACCAAACTCTAAGAGCCTTGTCATCCTGAGCGAGGGCGCGCACGCCCGAGTCGAAGGATCCCTTGTTCGCACGCGCTACGAGCACGATCAAAACGCGTTTCGTTGAAGCATTTCAGCTCAAGAACGCTCGCACCACCAAAACGCGTTTCGTTGAAACATTTCAGCTCATGAACGCTCGTACCACCCCCAGCCCGAGCGTAGCGAGGCCGGCACAATTCCAGCCCACGGCGCGAGCCGTGGGTAAGCGCCCCGAAAATTGTTCCAGCCCCTTCAGGGGCGACACGCCGTTCCGCGAGGGCGTGAGCCCGAGCGGGCCCGTCCTCCCGCATCGGGAGCGTACCCAGATTTGCCCTTCGGTCCGTCAACTCATGCGCTTTCCCCGTGCCCAATCTTTTCGCCTGTCCTACGCTTGCCTTGCGCAGGTTACCAAAGTCCTGCCTTGCTCCTGACCGGTGGTGATATTTCCTCGGTTACCTGCCTGGGATACAACCATTGTCAGCGCGCCAGCCCCCGCTAGCGCAACCGCAATCTTTTTGTCCCCGCGGAGGACAGTTATGGCCACCACACCAGCCAGCGAGTTTCACAGTCCGTCCTATGACGGCATCCTGCTGGCCGAGGAACTGCTCGACCTCGCCGAGCGCGCCCAAGCCTATACCAACGCCGCCGGCATCGCGCTTGCCCTTCGTCGCGGGCAAGACCTCCTGGTCCGCACCAGTACCGGCTGCGCGCCCGACGTCGGCAGCATCATTCCAACCTCCGATGGCTTCATTGCCGACTGTCTCCGCACGCGGCGCCCGCTCTGCTGTCGCGACACCGAATCCGATGGCCGCGTCGGCCCCCTGTTCCGCGCCTTGAAAATCCGCTCCCTTATCGCGGTTCCCATCTGCGAACATCGCGATGCCAAGGGTGTACTGATCGTCATTGCTCCACTGCCCAATGCTTTTCAGCCGACTCATTCCGCGATTCTGATGACGCTCAGCGACATCATCGCCTCCAAGCTGGCGGCGCGGGATGCCATGCCCAACACCTACCTCGACATTACCGCGCCGGCAGTTGAGCCCGCGCCGGAGACTCCTAATCCGGCACCCGTCGTGAAGCCCGCCGCCTCAGCCGCGTCCAAGCCCGCTCCGCCGCCGGCCCCCGCGCTAAAGTCTGACCCGGCGCCGATGCCGTGGATGGCGCCCAATGCTTTTGCTCAAGAACCGAGTTGGCCCGCTCCGCCGCTTTCACAAATTCCCGAGGCTCCTGCAGTTCCGGAGTCCGCCGGAGACGAATCGCCCTCCATTCCGGCTGCGCTTTTGCGCCTTGCCGCTATCCCGCTGCCGGAGGCAGCACGGGAGGCTGAACCCGACCCTAGCCTGCTGAGTCCCTCCGAGGACCCGACCCGCTTCAAACGCCCGATCGCAGTAAGCACAACCGTCCGGCCGCGGCCGCCCTTGGCGTCGGCTAACACCACGCCGCTCGTGCCGGTCATCAACCCCGCAACCACCGTCCCGGAATCCATGGTACCGAAGCCCGCTATGACACCGGCCAAGCCGGTCGCGACCAAGCCACCGGCTCCCGCTCCCAAGCCAGCTGCCGTGATGAAGCCGGCGCCGGTTGTGCCGATCGCTCCCGCGTTCCAGCCAGTTGCCAACCCCTCCTCGGAAGCCGCCTTCGTTATCTCGCCGTCCATCGACTCTTGGAATGTGCCTTCGGTATCGAAGATCCCGAGCCGCCTCTTCGTCAGAGGTGGCGCTGCTGTCGCCGCGCTGATCATTTTCGCTGGATTTTGGATGTATGTTCGCGCCACCCGGGAAGTCGCGCCACCTGCTGCTGCCGCCATTCCGGCCGCCCCGGCCATAGTCGCCGCCGTGAACACCCCGGTCGCTGCCGCCTCTCCTACATCCTCCGCGAAGATTGAATTGGTAACTAAATCCGCCGAGCGCCAGCCGCCGAAGTCTTCCAGCCCAGAGGACACGACTACCGAGCTGCCGAAACGTACGCCAGCTCCCGTCCACGTCATTGAGATCGCGTCCGCCAAGCCGAAAGCAGAGTTCGTGCCCGATATGCCGGCGCCGAAACTGTCCGTTCCTTCGACGAATGACTCCACCCTCAGTTCGATCAGCAAACTGCCGGTCGCCATTCCCGAGCGCCCGAAATCCGAACTGGTGCAAGCCAGCGTGGTCTCCCGCGTCGCCCCCACCTACCCCTCCGTCGCCCGGCAAATGCACATCTTTGGCGCAGTTATTATGAGCGTTGAAGTATCGGAAACCGGCCGTGTCGGCGCGGTGAAGGTAATCAGCGGTCCCATGCAGCTGCGGTCAGCCGCCGTCGAAGCTGTGAGGCAGTGGCGTTACCGGCCCGCCACGCTGAACGGCCAACCCACCAACAGCACCGCTGAAGTGCAAGTAAAT
The sequence above is drawn from the Terriglobales bacterium genome and encodes:
- the lepA gene encoding translation elongation factor 4, translated to MDRQHIRNFAIIAHIDHGKSTLSDRLLELTGALSAREMQGQEQVLDAMDLERERGITIKAHCVRMNYTARSGETYQLNLIDTPGHVDFSYEVSRALASCEGALLVVDATQGVEAQTLANSYLAINHGLEIIPVINKIDLQSADVERTKEMIEGAVGLDATDALLISAKTGEGVPEVLEQIVKKIPPPKGSPEAPLQALIFDSWFDSYRGVGVLTRVFQGTLRKKQKIRLWSNAKAFEVEVVGVQSPKPVEVEELVAGEVGFIFANLKNVADTKIGDTITDDDRPAIEPLPGFEELKPMVFAGMYTVDAHEHTMLREALEKLRLNDASFFFEPESSVALGFGFRCGFLGLLHMDIIQQRLEREFNLDLITTAPGVRFRVTKTDGEVMEVDNPSKWPSQGEIQKIEEPIILATIITREEYVGAIFKLVEEKRGKQKNFEYLSGGRVMLSYELPLNEIVLDFYDKLKSVSRGYASLDYHFAGYWESNMVKLDILVAGESVDALSIIVHKDFAYERGRALVSKMRELIPRQMFEVAIQAAIGAKVIARETVGAIRKNVLAKCYGGDITRKRKLLEKQKAGKRRMKRIGKVDIPQEAFLAVLRVGEE
- a CDS encoding amidohydrolase family protein, with the protein product MNRLLLFLLFAVSVAAQTLSPAVKAFVIVDAPTIVLINVRIIDGTGSPARENQTIVIRDGRIADLHPFAMEQAVGQVKVIDLIGYTVIPGLVGMHDHLFYPGALNPIHYSEDDFSAPRMYLAGGVTTIRTTGSIDGYTDLSLKRDIDAGRAPGPSIFPTAPYLEGAGAYTGQMHELKDADDARRTVAYWADEGANNFKAYMHITRAELGAVIDEAHKRGLKVTGHLCSIGLREAAALGIDDLEHGLAVDGELAPNKQPDKCPEQTAIRDALLKLDINGPEVQAIIKDLVLHHVAVTSTLPVFETFVPNRPAMSLPPASPTATPLPSPYMRRVLDSMLPEARTDYLTTRARIAGSKDSPWPVLLKKEMDFEYAFAKAGGLLLAGLDPTGYGGVVPGFGDQREVELLVEAGFTPVEAIKIATLNGAQWLGVADKIGSIAVGKNADLVVIKGDLSRNITDIENVETVFKNGVGYDSAKLLESTRGKVGLH
- a CDS encoding TonB family protein, which produces MATTPASEFHSPSYDGILLAEELLDLAERAQAYTNAAGIALALRRGQDLLVRTSTGCAPDVGSIIPTSDGFIADCLRTRRPLCCRDTESDGRVGPLFRALKIRSLIAVPICEHRDAKGVLIVIAPLPNAFQPTHSAILMTLSDIIASKLAARDAMPNTYLDITAPAVEPAPETPNPAPVVKPAASAASKPAPPPAPALKSDPAPMPWMAPNAFAQEPSWPAPPLSQIPEAPAVPESAGDESPSIPAALLRLAAIPLPEAAREAEPDPSLLSPSEDPTRFKRPIAVSTTVRPRPPLASANTTPLVPVINPATTVPESMVPKPAMTPAKPVATKPPAPAPKPAAVMKPAPVVPIAPAFQPVANPSSEAAFVISPSIDSWNVPSVSKIPSRLFVRGGAAVAALIIFAGFWMYVRATREVAPPAAAAIPAAPAIVAAVNTPVAAASPTSSAKIELVTKSAERQPPKSSSPEDTTTELPKRTPAPVHVIEIASAKPKAEFVPDMPAPKLSVPSTNDSTLSSISKLPVAIPERPKSELVQASVVSRVAPTYPSVARQMHIFGAVIMSVEVSETGRVGAVKVISGPMQLRSAAVEAVRQWRYRPATLNGQPTNSTAEVQVNFAR